One genomic region from Phragmites australis chromosome 1, lpPhrAust1.1, whole genome shotgun sequence encodes:
- the LOC133926402 gene encoding pollen allergen Phl p 11-like: MGLTVPPSSDHPSPPPHRSTMTPPLQSIVVALLALAGVASAEKGGGFVVTGKVYCDPCRAGFETNVSTSVPGATVKVECRPFSGGKETLKAEATTDAFGWYKVEVDQDHQEEICEVVLAKSSDPACSEIEKFRDRACVPLTRNNGIKQEGIRYGNAIAFFRKEPLKDCGFVLQQYDLKDAPETP, from the exons ATGGGTCTCACCGTTCCCCCTTCTTCTGATCACCCATCACCCCCACCCCATCGATCGACCATGACGCCGCCGCTGCAGTCCATCGTGGTCGCCCTGCTGGCCCTCGCCGGCGTCGCGTCCGCCGAGAAGGGCGGGGGCTTCGTCGTCACCGGAAAAGTGTACTGCGACCCCTGCCGCGCCGGCTTCGAGACCAACGTCTCCACCAGCGTGCCCG GTGCGACGGTGAAGGTGGAGTGCCGGCCGTTCAGCGGCGGCAAGGAGACCCTCAAGGCGGAGGCGACGACGGACGCGTTTGGGTGGTACAAGGTGGAGGTCGACCAGGACCACCAGGAGGAGATCTGCGAGGTGGTGCTGGCCAAGAGCTCCGACCCGGCCTGCTCCGAGATCGAGAAGTTCCGCGACCGCGCGTGCGTCCCGCTCACCAGAAACAACGGCATCAAGCAGGAGGGCATCCGGTACGGCAACGCCATCGCATTCTTCCGCAAGGAGCCGCTCAAGGACTGCGGATTCGTCCTCCAGCAGTACGACCTCAAGGACGCGCCCGAGACCCCATGA
- the LOC133926256 gene encoding cytochrome P450 71A1-like, protein MAVSLVALVVLLLTIVVPLLYILLLSGKKPAPPQRRGGGNGRRLPPSPPGLPLLGHLHLLGTLPHRALRSVAAAHGPVVLLRLGRVPTVLVSSAAAAEEVMKTRDLAFASRPRSAVADRLLYGRDVAFAPYGEYWRQARRICVVHLLSARRIQSFRRVREQEAAALVDHVRAHALAGAVVDLSNLLIVYTNTVVSRAAFGDESARSLYDDGDKHRNLRKVFNEFQELLGTTPVGEFLPWLGWVDAMRGLEGRIRWTFEALDGLLEKVIDDHRCRPHVNRQIGDDGDGDHRDFVDVLLDVHKNDKEYGIRLETNEIKAIILDMFAAGTDTTYTVMEWAMAELVTHPRAMRRVQDEIRGAVDVGSTGSVTEDHLDALHYLKAVVKETLRLHVPIPLLVPREPPADTEILGYHVPARTRVVINAWAIARDPVTWEKAEEFVPERFLDSSVDYKGQHLELVPFGAGRRGCPGIGFAEATIAMALASLLYHFDWAQTERKSLDMSEMNGMSVHIKSGVLLVVKPWIP, encoded by the exons ATGGCCGTCTCGCTTGTGGCATTGGTCGTTCTCCTGCTCACCATCGTCGTCCCTCTCTTGTACATCCTCCTCCTTTCCGGCAAGAAGCCTGCTCCTCCGCAGCGCCGTGGCGGCGGCAACGGACGGAggctgccgccgtcgccgccgggaCTCCCGCTGCtcggccacctccacctccttgGCACGCTGCCTCACAGGGCGCTCCGGTCCGTGGCCGCTGCGCACGGCCCCGTCGTGCTGCTCCGGCTGGGCCGCGTGCCCACCGTGCTCGTGTCCTCCGCGGCCGCCGCAGAGGAGGTGATGAAGACGCGCGACCTGGCCTTCGCTAGCCGGCCCAGGAGCGCCGTGGCCGACCGGCTCCTCTACGGGCGCGACGTCGCGTTCGCGCCCTACGGCGAGTATTGGCGCCAGGCGCGGCGCATCTGCGTGGTGCACCTGCTCAGCGCGCGCCGCATCCAGTCCTTCCGCCGCGTCCGGGAGCAGGAGGCCGCCGCTCTGGTCGATCACGTCCGCGCCCACGCCTTGGCGGGCGCGGTCGTGGACCTGAGCAACCTCCTCATCGTCTACACCAACACCGTCGTGTCGCGCGCCGCGTTCGGCGACGAGAGCGCGCGCAGCTTGTACGACGACGGTGACAAGCACCGCAATCTGAGGAAGGTGTTCAACGAGTTCCAGGAGCTGCTTGGGACGACGCCGGTGGGGGAGTTCCTGCCGTGGCTGGGCTGGGTGGACGCCATGCGTGGGCTTGAGGGGAGGATTAGATGGACGTTCGAGGCGCTTGACGGCTTGCTCGAGAAGGTGATTGACGATCACCGCTGCAGGCCTCATGTGAATCGGCAGATAGGAGATGACGGCGACGGCGATCACCGGGACTTCGTGGACGTGTTGCTGGACGTGCACAAGAATGACAAGGAGTACGGCATCCGTCTCGAGACGAACGAAATCAAGGCCATTATCTTG GACATGTTCGCGGCGGGCACCGACACCACCTACACGGTGATGGAATGGGCCATGGCGGAGCTCGTCACCCACCCGCGCGCCATGCGCAGGGTCCAGGACGAGATCCGCGGGGCCGTCGACGTCGGCTCCACGGGCAGCGTCACCGAGGACCACCTCGACGCCCTGCATTACCTGAAGGCCGTGGTCAAGGAGACGCTCCGGCTGCACGTGCCAATCCCGCTTCTGGTGCCCCGCGAGCCGCCGGCGGACACCGAGATCCTCGGGTACCACGTCCCGGCGCGCACGCGCGTCGTGATCAACGCGTGGGCCATCGCTCGGGACCCCGTGACGTGGGAGAAGGCCGAGGAGTTCGTGCCGGAGAGGTTCCTGGACAGTTCCGTGGACTACAAGGGGCAGCACTTGGAGCTGGTGCCGTTCGGCGCCGGGAGGAGGGGGTGCCCCGGGATCGGGTTCGCCGAGGCAACCATCGCGATGGCGCTGGCGAGCTTGCTGTACCATTTTGATTGGGCCCAGACGGAGCGCAAATCGCTGGACATGAGCGAGATGAACGGGATGTCCGTGCATATCAAGTCCGGTGTGCTGCTTGTTGTTAAACCATGGATCCCTTAA
- the LOC133926325 gene encoding uncharacterized protein LOC133926325: MRRLWRWYQQCLASHPVRTQVVSSGILWGLGDIGAQAVTHHSARPDHRAKNPEDKDREFKIDWKRVGITSSFGFAFVGPVGHYWYEYLDRFIRRRYQPSTFKFVASKVAADGLLFGPVDLLSFFSYVGLASGRSVEQVKDDVKRDFVPALVLGGTIWPAVQIANFRFVPVRYQLLYVNLFCLLDSCFLSWIEQQGDASWKQWFTSFQKIEDHKGKV; the protein is encoded by the exons ATGCGGAGGCTATGGCGATGGTACCAGCAGTGCCTGGCCTCGCACCCGGTGCGCACGCAGGTGGTCAGCTCCGGCATCCTCTGGGGCCTCGGCGACATCGGCGCCCAGGCCGTCACCCACCACTCCGCCCGCCCCGACCACCGCGCCAAGAACCCCGAG GATAAAGATAGAGAGTTCAAAATCGATTGGAAGCGGGTGGGCATTACAAGTTCATTTGGATTTGCTTTTGTCGGACCTGTTGGGCATTACTG GTATGAATACCTGGACCGCTTCATCCGGCGGAGATACCAGCCTAGTACGTTCAAATTTGTTGCCTCAAAAGTTGCTGCGGATGGTCTCCTCTTTGGACCGGTAGATCTTCTCTCGTTCTTCTCATATGTGGGTCTCGCTTCAGGAAGGAGTGTGGAGCAGGTGAAGGATGATGTGAAAAGGGATTTTGTTCCAGCTCTAGTGTTAGGTGGAACCATCTGGCCTGCCGTGCAAATCGCCAACTTCCGCTTCGTTCCCGTGCGATACCAGCTTCTTTATGTGAACTTGTTCTGCCTCCTAGACAGTTGTTTCTTGTCATGGATTGAGCAGCAAGGAGATGCTTCTTGGAAGCAGTGGTTCACGTCGTTCCAGAAAATTGAAGACCACAAGGGTAAGGTTTGA
- the LOC133926480 gene encoding uncharacterized protein LOC133926480: MKHTTSESDVTSLATTSPPRTPKTPKRPAYYVQSPSRDSHDDGDKSSTTQTTPVYNNSPLESPSHPSTGRHSRISSATRFSGTLRSSSPGSRAGRKRLSSKGWREVDAIDEEGAYDELDEDRELPRCCVVAFWLSVLVLAFTMVCLVVWGAARHYKPSVIVKSLTVHNFYAGEGTDRTGVPTKLVTLNCSLMISVHNPSTMFGIHVSSSSIQLMYSEIAIANGQFDKFYQPRTSHRVASVLLHGEKTPLYGAGATLALANTGGTVPLTLELAVRTRGYVIGKLVRVSHAKRVKCPVVIDSGSSKPVRFSQSACSYT, from the exons ATGAAACACACGACATCGGAGTCGGACGTGACGAGCCTCGCGACGACGTCGCCACCACGGACCCCCAAGACCCCGAAGCGGCCAGCGTACTACGTGCAGAGCCCGTCGCGCGACTCCCACGACGACGGGGACAAGTCGTCGACGACGCAGACGACGCCAGTGTACAACAACAGCCCCCTGGAGTCCCCCTCGCACCCGTCCACCGGCCGGCATTCCAGGATCTCCTCGGCCACCCGCTTCTCCGGGACCCTCCGGTCGTCGTCGCCCGGCAGCAGGGCGGGCCGGAAGCGGCTGAGCTCCAAGGGGTGGCGTGAGGTCGACGCGATCGACGAGGAAGGCGCGTATGATGAGCTTGATGAGGACCGAGAGCTCCCGAGGTGCTGCGTCGTCGCCTTCTGGCTCTCGGTTTTGGTTCTGGCGTTCACCATGGTGTGCCTCGTCGTCTGGGGCGCTGCTCGGCACTACAAGCCCAGTGTAATTGTcaag AGCTTGACAGTGCATAACTTCTATGCCGGAGAAGGCACAGACCGCACCGGTGTGCCGACGAAGCTGGTCACACTGAACTGCTCACTGATGATAAGTGTTCACAACCCTTCTACAATGTTCGGCATCCATGTTTCTTCAAGCTCGATTCAGCTCATGTACTCGGAGATCGCAATCGCCAACGGTCAG TTTGACAAGTTTTACCAGCCAAGGACCAGCCATCGCGTCGCCTCTGTGCTTCTGCACGGCGAGAAGACACCTCTTTACGGAGCCGGCGCTACTCTCGCTTTGGCCAACACCGGAGGCACGGTGCCATTGACACTAGAATTGGCAGTCAGAACTAGAGGGTATGTGATCGGTAAGCTTGTAAGGGTGTCACACGCAAAGCGTGTGAAATGCCCGGTTGTTATCGATTCCGGCAGCTCCAAGCCAGTTAGGTTCAGTCAGAGTGCTTGCAGTTACACTTGA